One Streptomyces lincolnensis genomic region harbors:
- a CDS encoding helix-turn-helix transcriptional regulator, whose product MPQISSSTPLIGRDDELARLTGVLSRARGGVARAVLVAGDAGVGKTRVLDEVAGVASRAGMTVLAGHCVDLGDVGLPYLPFTEALGVLAADGRFAEVLAAHPVVERLLGGGADATRDVGGRLRLFEGIAGLLADAADIAPLLLVLEDLHWADQSSRDLLRFLLSRGILQRPAGGAPTHPLAVFASYRADDLHRRHPLRPLLAELVRLPSVERLELRPMPDPEVARLVRALGGAPLPDTTVRRIVERAEGNAFYAEELLAATDTEAGGVPSGLADVLLIRFEQLSDTAQQVLRTAAVAGRRVEHDLLRDAVGIPEDELESALRESVGRQLLVPGEGDTYAFRHALAREAVYADLLPGERARLHGGFARLLDGRGHRAEGAAERAHHYRESHDLAEALAASLEAANHAHRVGAPAEELRHLEAALDLWSAVDASARPAGEGVDRVTLTLRASAAAAHAGETHRAVSLARAALAGVGQDADSELAARVRYTLAGNLLGVDSLTAAFTYSSEALAMIPAEPPSRTWVWAAATHVLTARQVGENATALKVARQALRAAEELEVPDARADLLVSLATLEGGGRRTDEGRKRLKEARDIARGAGNALVELRALFNLAVGCYESGRLDECLPWLTEGLDRARRAGLLSSLYPLEMRYLRLLVLYTLGRWDECLRAARTDAEVLPAAGGYTAGPAWYVEIARGDLTAADRAAALLEQPFDWMATLVSGVVLTDAAAQRGEPEAAVARVRSSVEALTDEAGLVPDVTVRLAALALAAVADRAAERRLAGDETQARHWAQTATELRDLARATAAHGESGIPQGPEGQAWLARAEAEWVRAASGPDPEAWGRAVTAFGFGDVYERARCQLRFAEALLATDRREEAAVEARAARETAARLAATPLVEQLDALIRRGRLADTAPSDTRPTVLTAREEDVLRLLALGRSNRQIGEELFITGKTASVHVSNILAKLSATSRTEAVAIAYRQGLITPEPTGSGRG is encoded by the coding sequence GTGCCGCAGATCTCCAGTTCCACCCCGCTCATCGGCCGCGACGACGAACTCGCCCGACTCACCGGTGTGCTGTCACGCGCCCGGGGCGGAGTGGCGCGGGCCGTGCTGGTCGCCGGGGACGCGGGCGTCGGGAAGACCCGGGTGCTGGACGAGGTGGCTGGGGTGGCCTCGCGGGCCGGGATGACGGTGCTCGCCGGACACTGCGTCGATCTGGGCGACGTCGGTCTGCCCTATCTCCCCTTCACCGAGGCGTTGGGCGTGCTCGCGGCCGACGGCCGCTTCGCCGAGGTCCTCGCCGCGCATCCGGTGGTGGAGCGGCTGTTGGGCGGCGGCGCCGACGCGACACGGGACGTCGGTGGGCGGCTGCGGCTGTTCGAGGGGATCGCGGGCCTGCTGGCCGATGCCGCCGACATCGCGCCCCTCCTGCTGGTCCTGGAGGATCTGCACTGGGCCGACCAGTCCTCCCGGGATCTGCTGCGGTTCCTGCTCAGCCGCGGGATCCTCCAGCGGCCCGCCGGCGGGGCGCCCACGCATCCGCTCGCCGTGTTCGCCTCCTACCGGGCCGACGACCTGCACCGCCGCCACCCCCTGCGCCCGCTGCTGGCCGAACTGGTGCGGCTGCCCTCGGTGGAACGGCTGGAGCTGCGGCCCATGCCCGACCCGGAGGTCGCCCGCCTGGTGCGGGCCCTGGGCGGTGCTCCCCTGCCCGACACCACGGTCCGGCGGATCGTGGAGCGGGCGGAGGGCAACGCCTTCTACGCGGAGGAACTCCTCGCGGCCACGGACACCGAGGCGGGAGGCGTGCCCAGCGGTCTGGCCGACGTCCTGCTGATCCGTTTCGAGCAGTTGTCGGACACCGCTCAGCAGGTGCTGCGCACGGCCGCCGTCGCCGGGCGCCGGGTCGAGCACGATCTGCTGCGGGACGCGGTCGGGATCCCCGAGGACGAACTGGAGTCGGCGCTGCGCGAGTCCGTGGGTCGGCAGTTGCTCGTCCCGGGCGAGGGCGACACCTACGCCTTCCGGCACGCCCTGGCCCGCGAGGCGGTGTACGCCGATCTGCTCCCGGGTGAGCGGGCCCGGCTGCACGGCGGGTTCGCGCGGCTGCTCGACGGGCGGGGCCACCGGGCCGAGGGCGCGGCGGAGCGGGCGCACCACTACCGGGAGAGCCATGACCTGGCCGAGGCGCTCGCCGCCTCGCTGGAGGCCGCGAACCACGCCCATCGGGTGGGCGCGCCGGCCGAGGAGCTGCGGCATCTGGAAGCGGCCCTCGATCTGTGGTCGGCGGTGGACGCCTCGGCGCGTCCCGCCGGCGAGGGCGTCGACCGGGTGACGCTCACCCTGCGGGCCTCGGCCGCCGCCGCGCACGCCGGGGAGACGCACCGGGCGGTCTCCCTGGCCCGGGCCGCGCTCGCGGGCGTCGGCCAGGACGCGGACTCGGAACTGGCCGCCCGGGTGCGGTACACGCTCGCCGGGAACCTGCTGGGCGTCGACAGCCTGACGGCCGCGTTCACCTACAGCAGCGAGGCGCTCGCCATGATCCCCGCCGAGCCCCCGTCGCGGACCTGGGTGTGGGCGGCGGCCACCCACGTCCTGACGGCACGCCAGGTCGGGGAGAACGCCACCGCGCTCAAGGTCGCCCGGCAGGCCCTGCGGGCCGCCGAGGAACTGGAGGTACCCGACGCCCGGGCCGACCTCCTCGTCTCCCTGGCCACCCTCGAAGGCGGCGGACGGCGGACGGACGAAGGCCGCAAACGGCTGAAGGAGGCCCGCGACATCGCGCGCGGCGCGGGCAACGCCCTGGTGGAGCTGCGCGCGCTGTTCAACCTGGCCGTCGGCTGCTACGAGTCGGGCCGTCTGGACGAGTGCCTGCCCTGGCTCACCGAGGGGCTGGACCGGGCCCGTCGCGCGGGACTGCTGTCGTCGCTGTATCCGCTGGAGATGCGCTACCTGCGGCTGTTGGTGCTGTACACACTGGGCCGGTGGGACGAGTGCCTGCGCGCGGCGCGCACCGATGCCGAGGTGCTGCCGGCGGCCGGCGGCTACACGGCCGGACCCGCGTGGTACGTGGAGATCGCGCGCGGTGACCTCACGGCGGCCGACCGTGCCGCGGCCCTGCTGGAGCAGCCGTTCGACTGGATGGCCACGCTCGTCTCGGGCGTCGTGCTGACCGACGCGGCGGCCCAGCGGGGCGAGCCGGAGGCCGCCGTGGCGCGGGTGCGGTCCTCCGTCGAGGCCCTCACCGACGAGGCGGGCCTCGTCCCGGACGTCACCGTCCGGCTGGCCGCCCTCGCCTTGGCCGCGGTCGCCGACCGGGCCGCCGAACGCCGGCTCGCCGGTGACGAGACGCAGGCCCGCCACTGGGCGCAGACGGCGACCGAACTGCGCGACCTGGCCCGCGCCACCGCCGCGCACGGCGAGAGCGGTATACCGCAGGGGCCCGAGGGCCAGGCGTGGCTGGCGCGGGCCGAGGCGGAGTGGGTGCGAGCCGCGTCGGGACCGGACCCGGAGGCCTGGGGCCGAGCGGTCACCGCGTTCGGCTTCGGCGACGTGTACGAGCGGGCGCGCTGCCAACTGCGATTCGCTGAGGCCCTGTTGGCGACCGACCGGCGCGAGGAGGCCGCCGTCGAGGCCCGCGCCGCCCGCGAGACGGCCGCCCGCCTGGCCGCCACTCCCCTGGTGGAGCAGCTCGACGCCCTGATCCGCCGCGGCCGCCTGGCCGACACCGCTCCCTCCGACACCCGCCCCACCGTCCTCACCGCCCGCGAGGAGGACGTCCTGCGCCTCCTCGCCCTCGGCCGCAGCAACCGCCAGATCGGCGAGGAACTCTTCATCACCGGCAAGACCGCCAGCGTCCACGTCTCCAACATCCTCGCCAAACTCTCCGCCACCAGCCGCACGGAAGCGGTGGCCATCGCCTACCGCCAGGGCCTGATCACCCCCGAGCCGACCGGGTCCGGCCGGGGCTGA
- a CDS encoding ATP-binding protein, with translation MSGQLMPCSPREIGALFLFEKLSAEQLGQLCAAGRVERFEPGPVYTEGDPATCFYVMIEGTVVLSRRVGGDDVEVSRTSQSGVYAGSMQAYLGDRVRQVYNNSMRVTEPSRFFVLPAETFSAFMQEWFPMAVHLLEGLFFGSKNTQRAIGQRERLLALGSLSAGLTHELNNPAAAAVRATATLRERVGKMRHKLAIIAQGSYSPEVMANLIDIQERTAERVAKAPALSPLEASDREDVLTDWLDDHDIPDGWRIAPTFVQAGLDADWLDQVAAAVDERILPSAIGWLNYTVETELLMDEINDSTNRISHLVDAAKQYSQLDRAPYQVVDVHELLDSTLLMLSGKIGQKIKVVKEYDRTVPKVPAYPAELNQVWTNLIDNAVHAMNSTGGEGSLTVRTALDHDRLLVEFRDTGPGVPREIRNRIFDPFFTTKPVGEGTGLGLDISWRIVVTKHHGSLQVESEPGDTRFQVLLPLTASEPEETPEESV, from the coding sequence GTGAGCGGGCAGCTCATGCCGTGCAGCCCGCGGGAGATCGGGGCGCTGTTCCTGTTCGAGAAGCTGTCCGCCGAGCAGTTGGGGCAGCTGTGCGCGGCCGGGCGGGTGGAGCGCTTCGAGCCCGGCCCGGTGTACACCGAGGGCGATCCCGCCACCTGCTTCTACGTGATGATCGAGGGCACGGTCGTGCTGTCCCGCCGGGTTGGCGGCGACGATGTGGAGGTCAGCCGGACCTCGCAGAGCGGGGTGTACGCCGGCTCCATGCAGGCGTATCTGGGCGACCGGGTGCGGCAGGTCTACAACAACTCCATGCGGGTCACGGAGCCCTCGCGGTTCTTCGTGCTGCCCGCCGAGACGTTCTCGGCGTTCATGCAGGAGTGGTTCCCGATGGCGGTCCATCTGCTGGAGGGGCTGTTCTTCGGTTCGAAGAACACCCAGCGGGCCATCGGACAGCGTGAACGGCTGCTGGCGCTCGGCTCGTTGTCCGCCGGTCTCACGCACGAGCTCAACAACCCCGCCGCGGCGGCCGTCCGGGCCACCGCGACCCTGCGGGAGCGGGTGGGCAAGATGCGGCACAAGCTCGCCATCATCGCCCAGGGTTCCTACTCCCCCGAGGTCATGGCGAACCTGATCGACATCCAGGAACGCACCGCCGAACGCGTCGCCAAGGCGCCTGCACTGAGCCCGCTGGAGGCCTCCGATCGGGAGGACGTCCTCACCGACTGGCTCGACGACCACGACATCCCCGACGGCTGGCGGATCGCGCCGACCTTCGTGCAGGCCGGTCTCGACGCCGACTGGCTCGACCAGGTGGCGGCCGCCGTGGACGAGCGGATCCTGCCCAGCGCGATCGGCTGGCTCAACTACACCGTCGAGACCGAGCTGTTGATGGACGAGATCAACGACTCCACCAACCGCATCTCGCACCTCGTCGACGCCGCCAAGCAGTACTCGCAGCTCGACCGGGCGCCGTATCAGGTCGTCGACGTGCACGAACTCCTCGACAGCACCCTGCTGATGCTGTCGGGCAAGATCGGCCAGAAGATCAAGGTCGTCAAGGAGTACGACCGTACGGTGCCGAAGGTGCCGGCGTACCCGGCGGAGCTCAACCAGGTGTGGACCAACCTGATCGACAACGCCGTCCACGCCATGAACAGCACGGGCGGGGAGGGCTCGCTGACCGTGCGGACGGCGCTCGACCACGACCGGCTGCTGGTGGAGTTCCGCGACACGGGGCCCGGGGTGCCGCGGGAGATCCGCAACCGGATCTTCGACCCGTTCTTCACCACCAAGCCGGTGGGCGAGGGCACCGGGCTCGGGCTCGACATCTCCTGGCGGATCGTCGTCACCAAGCACCACGGGAGTCTTCAGGTGGAGTCCGAGCCGGGCGACACCCGCTTCCAGGTGCTCCTTCCGCTGACCGCGTCGGAGCCCGAGGAAACACCGGAGGAGTCGGTATGA
- a CDS encoding alpha-galactosidase D, producing the protein MRSSSYAVLPARPLRAVLVLALAAGFATIGPAAHSGTTAPAARTGTTAVPAASAGPALAAKPYMGWSSWSMQSSKYPGLNPDGDYSYLTEANVLKQADAMAARLKKYGYEYVNIDAGWWRDNAWKPGFDRYARQKADPARFPSGMKAVADRIHAKGLKAGIYLPAGLEKEAYNNGESPILNADGCTTADIVYDDLRTTNGWDSSYKLDFSRPCTAKYIDSQAQLVADWGYDFLKLDGVGPGSGKSGEQYDNVADVAAWNRAIAATGRPIHLEVSWSLDIGHAADWKRYSQGWRIDTDVECYCNTLVSWENSVDDRWDDTPAWTRHAGPGGWNDLDSLDVGNGEMDGLTKAERQSYATLWAIAKSPLYTGDDLTRLDSYGLSLLTNREVIALNQGDSPPARPVTASDPQQVWATKNPDGTYTVALFNLADAPAAVTADWSTLGFTGTATVRDLWNHENLGTHRGRITQALPAHGSRLFTVTPRGGALARTVHEAESATNTRTGNASVADCSTCSGGRKVGNLYLGGKLRFNDIVAARAGTYWIKVAYVSGDARSVDVFANDGGPGRHKFPATGDWGTVETISVPVTLKKGANTITFDSGTGYAPDIDRIDVPQPS; encoded by the coding sequence ATGCGGTCATCCTCGTACGCCGTCCTGCCCGCACGCCCGCTGAGAGCCGTGCTGGTCCTGGCCCTCGCCGCCGGGTTCGCCACCATCGGCCCGGCCGCCCACAGCGGCACCACGGCCCCCGCCGCCCGCACCGGGACCACCGCCGTCCCCGCCGCGAGCGCCGGCCCGGCACTCGCGGCGAAGCCCTACATGGGCTGGTCGAGCTGGAGCATGCAGTCGTCCAAGTACCCGGGCCTCAACCCGGACGGCGACTACAGCTACCTGACCGAGGCGAACGTCCTCAAGCAGGCCGACGCGATGGCCGCCAGACTGAAGAAGTACGGCTACGAGTACGTCAACATCGACGCCGGCTGGTGGCGCGACAACGCCTGGAAGCCCGGGTTCGACCGGTACGCCCGCCAGAAGGCCGACCCGGCCCGCTTCCCCAGCGGCATGAAGGCCGTCGCCGACCGCATCCACGCCAAGGGCCTCAAGGCCGGCATCTACCTGCCGGCGGGCCTGGAGAAGGAGGCGTACAACAACGGCGAGTCGCCGATCCTGAACGCCGACGGCTGCACCACCGCCGACATCGTGTACGACGACCTGCGCACCACCAACGGCTGGGACAGCTCCTACAAGCTCGACTTCTCCCGCCCCTGCACCGCCAAGTACATAGACTCCCAGGCCCAGCTGGTCGCCGACTGGGGCTACGACTTCCTCAAGCTCGACGGCGTCGGCCCCGGCTCGGGCAAGAGCGGCGAGCAGTACGACAACGTCGCCGACGTGGCCGCCTGGAACCGGGCCATCGCCGCCACCGGCCGTCCCATCCACCTCGAAGTGTCCTGGTCCCTCGACATCGGGCATGCCGCCGACTGGAAGAGGTACTCCCAGGGCTGGCGCATCGACACCGACGTCGAGTGCTACTGCAACACACTCGTAAGCTGGGAGAACTCCGTCGACGACCGCTGGGACGACACCCCCGCCTGGACCCGGCACGCCGGCCCCGGCGGCTGGAACGACCTCGACTCCCTCGACGTCGGCAACGGCGAGATGGACGGCCTGACCAAGGCCGAACGGCAGAGCTACGCCACCTTGTGGGCCATCGCCAAGTCACCGCTCTACACCGGCGACGACCTCACCCGCCTCGACTCCTACGGCCTGTCCCTGCTGACCAACCGCGAGGTCATCGCCCTCAACCAGGGCGACAGCCCGCCCGCACGCCCCGTCACCGCCTCCGACCCCCAGCAGGTGTGGGCCACGAAGAACCCCGATGGCACCTACACCGTCGCCCTGTTCAACCTCGCCGACGCCCCCGCCGCCGTCACCGCCGACTGGTCCACGCTCGGCTTCACCGGCACCGCGACCGTGCGGGACCTGTGGAACCACGAGAACCTCGGCACCCACCGCGGCCGCATCACCCAGGCCCTGCCGGCCCACGGCTCCCGCCTGTTCACCGTCACCCCGCGCGGCGGCGCCCTCGCCCGGACCGTCCACGAGGCCGAGTCCGCCACCAACACCCGCACCGGCAACGCCTCCGTCGCCGACTGCTCCACCTGCTCCGGGGGCCGCAAGGTCGGCAACCTCTACCTCGGCGGCAAGCTCCGCTTCAACGACATCGTCGCGGCCAGGGCGGGCACCTACTGGATCAAGGTCGCCTACGTCAGCGGCGACGCCCGCTCCGTCGACGTCTTCGCCAACGACGGCGGCCCCGGGCGTCACAAGTTCCCCGCCACCGGCGACTGGGGCACCGTCGAGACGATCAGCGTGCCCGTCACGCTGAAGAAGGGCGCCAACACGATCACCTTCGACAGCGGCACGGGCTACGCCCCGGACATCGACCGCATCGACGTCCCCCAGCCGTCCTGA
- a CDS encoding SGNH/GDSL hydrolase family protein: protein MRARSALAWPLAAVLLAAVSACQSRTPTPAEAPTPPDGVVTWASSAARMDEAAADRGHRLVVRTSVGGHDLRIRLSNAFGDRPVTFDGVHAGLRKEGAALVRGSNRPLTFDGARSVTVPAGESVFSDPLPGRLPDTTDLVISFDTPDATGPVTGHWLAMQTSYTGARGHTAEEGAAAWTRTMGSWFYLDAVSVRAAPGTGAVAALGDSITDGWQSTTDTNRRWPDYLARRLNRADTDIKGVANAGISSNKVLTDGGGPSALNRLDRDVLSQPGLRTVFLFEGVNDIKAAPGITADDLIDGYRTIAERAHAAGTCVVAATVAPFKGWSEWSPAAEAVRRDVNAYLRDSGEFDAVTDFDRVLRSPYDPERILPAFDGGDHLHPNDKGMQAMADAVDLKSLDCAG, encoded by the coding sequence GTGAGGGCGCGGTCGGCGCTCGCCTGGCCGTTGGCCGCCGTGCTGCTGGCGGCGGTCTCCGCCTGCCAGAGCAGGACCCCCACACCGGCCGAGGCGCCCACCCCGCCCGACGGAGTCGTCACCTGGGCGTCGAGCGCCGCCCGCATGGACGAGGCCGCCGCCGACCGCGGCCACCGGCTCGTCGTCCGCACCAGCGTCGGCGGCCACGATCTGCGGATCCGGCTGTCCAACGCCTTCGGGGACCGGCCCGTGACCTTCGACGGCGTCCACGCGGGCCTCCGGAAAGAGGGCGCCGCGCTGGTCCGCGGCAGCAACCGGCCGCTGACCTTCGACGGCGCCCGCTCCGTCACCGTGCCCGCCGGGGAGAGCGTCTTCAGCGATCCGCTGCCCGGCCGGCTGCCCGACACGACCGACCTGGTGATCAGCTTCGACACACCGGACGCGACCGGCCCGGTGACCGGCCACTGGTTGGCCATGCAGACCTCGTACACCGGTGCCCGTGGCCACACCGCCGAGGAGGGCGCCGCGGCCTGGACGCGGACCATGGGATCCTGGTTCTACCTCGACGCCGTCTCCGTCCGGGCGGCCCCCGGCACCGGCGCGGTCGCCGCCCTCGGCGACTCCATCACGGACGGCTGGCAGTCCACCACCGACACCAACCGCCGCTGGCCCGACTATCTGGCCCGGCGCCTGAACCGCGCGGACACCGACATCAAGGGCGTCGCCAACGCGGGCATCTCCAGCAACAAGGTCCTCACCGACGGCGGCGGACCGAGCGCCCTGAACCGCCTCGACCGCGACGTCCTCTCCCAGCCGGGCCTGCGCACGGTCTTCCTCTTCGAGGGCGTGAACGACATCAAGGCCGCCCCCGGCATCACCGCCGACGACCTCATCGACGGCTACCGGACGATCGCCGAACGCGCCCACGCCGCCGGCACCTGCGTCGTCGCGGCCACCGTCGCCCCCTTCAAGGGCTGGTCCGAATGGAGCCCCGCCGCCGAAGCCGTCCGCCGGGACGTCAACGCCTACCTCCGCGACAGCGGCGAGTTCGACGCCGTCACCGACTTCGACCGCGTCCTCCGCAGCCCCTACGACCCCGAACGCATCCTCCCCGCCTTCGACGGCGGCGACCACCTCCACCCCAACGACAAGGGCATGCAGGCGATGGCCGACGCCGTCGACCTGAAAAGCCTCGACTGCGCGGGCTGA
- a CDS encoding glycosyl hydrolase family 95 catalytic domain-containing protein — MATDPAARLDRRSLLALAATTGALAGLPAFTATAAPRRPDDQAEVTGSPRHRLWWRAPADDRSMIEQGLPLGNGRLGALAGNDPGREVLLITDATLWTGGLNDSLDADGQFPYGRDDFGSFTLLSRLTVDLPDHDLSAVSGYRRTLDLDRGVVTTSYVRSRVTYRRQLFASRPDDVIMLHFTQSGGGHHTGTVTLEGTHGEDPALSFGAAFPNGLRYGAAVTAHGEGGRVVVDGPRISFAGCTELTVVVSGGTNYAPDASTGYRDPSLDPERLARTKVRAAAAHPAATLLRTHVADHRSLFGQLDVSLGESTDEQRSLDTWERLKARSRDGVPDPELEAAYLQFGRYLMIAGSRGSLPLNLQGLWLDGNDPAWMGDYHTDINIQMNYWMADRAGLSACFDALTDYCLAQLPSWTDLTRRLFNDPRNRYRNSSGKNAGWTLAISTNPHGGNGWWWHPAGNAWMCNTLWEHYEFTRSSSHLERIYPLLKGACEFWEARLLTTTPPGTAREVLIADSDWSPEHGPLDAKGITYAQELVWTLFGNYCVASAELGKDAAFADTIASLRKKLYLPRVSPTTGWLEEWMSPDNLGETTHRHLSPLVGLFPGDRIRPDGSTPDDIVAGATALLTARGTESFGWANAWRSLCWARLKNPEKAYQLIVNNLRPSIDGGNGTAFNLFDIYELGEGNGVFQIDANFGTPAAAIEMLVYSRPGHVELLPALPEAWARSGSLTGAGARGGFVVDLHWRDGRPTRARIRSVGGRTTTVAYGGTTRTVRLKPGASVTLKDFTR; from the coding sequence ATGGCCACTGACCCCGCAGCCCGGCTCGACAGACGCAGCCTCCTCGCCCTCGCGGCGACCACCGGAGCCCTCGCCGGCCTCCCCGCGTTCACCGCCACCGCCGCACCCCGAAGGCCGGACGACCAGGCCGAGGTCACCGGCAGCCCCCGCCACCGGCTGTGGTGGCGGGCCCCCGCCGACGACCGGTCGATGATCGAACAGGGCCTGCCCCTCGGCAACGGCCGGCTCGGCGCCCTCGCGGGCAACGACCCCGGCCGTGAGGTCCTCCTGATCACCGACGCCACCCTGTGGACCGGCGGCCTCAACGACTCCCTCGACGCCGACGGCCAGTTCCCCTACGGCCGTGACGACTTCGGATCCTTCACCCTGCTCTCCCGCCTCACCGTCGACCTCCCCGACCACGACCTGTCCGCGGTCTCCGGCTACCGCCGCACCCTCGACCTCGACCGGGGTGTGGTGACGACGTCGTACGTCCGCTCCCGCGTGACCTACCGACGGCAGCTGTTCGCCAGCCGCCCCGACGACGTCATCATGCTGCACTTCACGCAGAGCGGCGGCGGCCACCACACCGGAACCGTCACCCTGGAAGGCACCCACGGCGAGGATCCCGCGCTCTCCTTCGGCGCCGCCTTCCCCAACGGACTGCGCTACGGCGCCGCGGTCACCGCGCACGGCGAGGGCGGCCGTGTCGTGGTCGACGGCCCGCGGATCTCCTTCGCCGGTTGCACGGAACTCACCGTCGTGGTCAGCGGCGGCACCAACTACGCGCCCGACGCCTCGACCGGCTACCGCGACCCGTCCCTCGACCCCGAACGGCTGGCCCGCACCAAGGTCCGTGCCGCCGCCGCGCACCCGGCGGCGACCCTCCTGCGCACCCATGTCGCCGACCACCGCTCCCTGTTCGGACAACTGGACGTCTCACTCGGCGAGTCCACCGACGAACAGCGCTCCCTGGACACCTGGGAACGGCTCAAAGCGCGTTCCCGGGACGGAGTGCCCGATCCCGAACTGGAGGCCGCCTACCTCCAGTTCGGCCGCTACCTGATGATCGCCGGCTCCCGCGGCAGCCTGCCGCTCAACCTCCAGGGGCTGTGGCTCGACGGCAACGACCCGGCCTGGATGGGCGACTACCACACCGACATCAACATCCAGATGAACTACTGGATGGCCGACCGCGCGGGCCTGTCCGCCTGCTTCGACGCCCTCACCGACTACTGCCTCGCCCAGCTGCCGTCCTGGACGGACCTCACCCGGCGGCTCTTCAACGACCCCCGCAACCGCTACCGCAACTCCAGCGGCAAGAACGCCGGCTGGACCCTCGCCATCTCCACCAACCCGCACGGCGGCAACGGCTGGTGGTGGCACCCCGCGGGCAACGCCTGGATGTGCAACACGCTGTGGGAACACTACGAGTTCACCCGGTCGTCATCCCATCTGGAGAGGATCTACCCGCTGCTGAAGGGCGCGTGCGAGTTCTGGGAGGCGCGGTTGCTCACCACCACGCCGCCGGGTACCGCGCGGGAGGTCCTGATCGCCGACAGCGACTGGTCCCCGGAGCACGGTCCGCTCGACGCCAAGGGCATCACCTACGCCCAGGAGCTGGTGTGGACGCTTTTCGGCAACTACTGCGTCGCCTCGGCGGAACTGGGGAAGGACGCCGCCTTCGCCGACACCATCGCCTCCCTCCGCAAGAAGCTGTACCTGCCGCGGGTGAGCCCGACGACCGGCTGGCTGGAGGAGTGGATGTCCCCGGACAACCTCGGCGAGACCACCCACCGGCACCTGTCCCCGCTCGTCGGCCTCTTCCCCGGCGACCGGATCCGGCCCGACGGCTCCACCCCCGACGACATCGTGGCCGGCGCCACCGCACTCCTCACCGCCCGCGGCACGGAGAGCTTCGGCTGGGCCAACGCCTGGCGCAGTCTGTGCTGGGCCCGTTTGAAGAACCCCGAGAAGGCCTACCAATTGATCGTGAACAACCTGCGCCCCTCCATCGACGGCGGCAACGGCACCGCCTTCAACCTGTTCGACATCTACGAACTGGGCGAGGGCAACGGCGTCTTCCAGATCGACGCCAACTTCGGCACCCCCGCCGCGGCGATCGAGATGCTCGTCTACTCCCGCCCCGGCCATGTCGAACTCCTGCCCGCGCTGCCCGAGGCCTGGGCCCGCTCCGGGTCCCTCACCGGCGCCGGCGCCCGCGGCGGCTTCGTCGTCGACCTGCACTGGCGGGACGGCCGGCCGACCCGGGCACGGATCCGCAGCGTGGGCGGCCGGACCACGACGGTGGCGTACGGCGGGACGACCCGGACCGTGCGTCTGAAGCCCGGCGCGTCCGTGACGCTGAAGGACTTCACCCGGTGA
- a CDS encoding UBP-type zinc finger domain-containing protein has protein sequence MSGESGIDGIDPGVAPSGAGCLECDAGGGWWFHLRRCAQCGHVGCCDSSPAKHATGHFRETGHPLVQSFEPGEGWYWNFATNEMYESGPELAPPASHPADQPAPGPAGRVPSDWARVLRG, from the coding sequence ATGAGCGGCGAGAGTGGTATCGACGGCATCGACCCCGGCGTGGCGCCGAGCGGCGCCGGGTGCTTGGAGTGCGACGCGGGCGGCGGATGGTGGTTCCATCTGCGGCGGTGCGCGCAGTGCGGGCACGTGGGGTGTTGCGACTCCTCGCCGGCGAAGCACGCGACGGGGCATTTCCGGGAGACCGGGCATCCCTTGGTACAGAGCTTCGAGCCCGGTGAGGGGTGGTACTGGAACTTCGCGACGAACGAGATGTACGAGTCGGGGCCGGAGTTGGCGCCGCCGGCCAGTCATCCGGCGGATCAGCCCGCGCCGGGGCCTGCGGGGCGGGTGCCGTCCGACTGGGCTCGCGTGCTGCGCGGGTGA